The segment GCATCATCAAAGTCAATTATTCCAGATATTTTGGCAATACTTTCCGCTACCTTATTGTCAACATCTACAGAACCTAAAGGCGTCTCCCATGAACCCTCTCTCATGACCGCTACACCGCTACCAATTCCATAATGATTCGGGCCTACCATTATTACCAGATCAATATTTAATGAAGATGCAGCATAATACGAGTGAGCTGCAACTGGCCCAGAATACATGTAGCCTGCGTGAGGGCAAACCATACCTATTATCTTCCTATCAATCCCTGATGGTGATTTCTTCTGCGGTCCATATGGGTGCAGGAAACAGCTTTCAATCATACGCAATAGTTCATCTTTGCTTGCCGGATAAAAAGATCCTGCAACTGCGGGCTTCCTTACCCGCATATGTTCAAGTTACCTCCTCTTCTATCAGTTTAGTTTCAAAATCGTCTATCACATATTCCTTACCATCGTAAATTATCTTATCTACAGGCTGTCCTTCAATACTGATCTTATTCAACTTTGCAAGAACAGCCTTTGCAAGTAACCAGTACACTGCGGCAAGTGCCTTGCGACCTCTATTATTTGCAGGTATTACGAGATCAACTTTTGATGTAACATTATCGCTGTTAGATACAGCTATTACAGGCAATCCTGCTCTTGTAGCTTCAATAACTGCCTGCTGATCGGCCTGTGGGTCAGTAACCAGAATCAGCTCAGGCTCCATATAGTTAGGAAGCAAAGGATTGGTAAAAGTTCCAGGCATGAATCTTTCCAGTATCGGTGTAGCACCTGTAAGTTCACAGAACTTCGCTACTGGTGTCTTGCCGTACTCCCTAGCTGAACACACAGCAACCTTGGAGATAGGCGTTCTAGCTATAAAGTTGGCTGCGACTTCAATCCTTTCACGTGTCTTATTCATATCAAGGATGTAAAGACCCTCCGGATTCGCCCTCACTATGAATGGCGACATATACTTGGTCTTTACTGGCGTGCCAACTCTTATACCCGTTTTAGGCGCCAGTTCCTCCAAGTAGTCCTTCAGTTCCTCTTTAACAGACTTTTCAGCCTCGCTCATGCCACACCACTGCAAAACACACTAATTTTAAACTTCTGCCATACCATCTATCAGTGTGGTCTCAGATAGACGAAGCAATTCGTTCAATTTAGCCACTCTTTCTCCTCCCATGACTCCAGTCTTGATCATAATTGAGCCAGTGGCAATGGCTATATGTGCTATATGAACATCTGTAGATTCTCCTGATCTATGCGAAGTTATCAACTTCACATTGTTCTTTGTGGCTTCCTTGGCAAATTGCATAGCATCATGCAAACTTCCGGCCTGGTTTACCTTTAGAATAGCGGCATTGCAGGAACCATACTTTACTGCTTTAGCAAGTCTTTCTGTGTTGGTTACCAAGAGGTCGTCACCAGCAACATATACATTCTTAAATTTTTTTGTTAATTCGGCCATGTCCTCAAAAGCTTCCTCGTGAAAAGGGTCCTCTACATAAAGAAGTCTATAGTCTTTAATCAAGTTCGAAACATATTCTATCTGTCTAGCAGGTGTGAGCCTTCTGCCTGAGCGCCTATACACATAGGCTTTCACCTTAGGGTCCCATAGGGAAGACGTCGCAAAATCGACACCCATAGCAATATCCTTTCCAAGTTTGAATCCACAATTACCACATGCTTTTTCAACAGCATCTAGTGCTTGTACGTTGTTCATTTTCGGAGCCCATGCACCCTCGTCTCCCCTACCATAAGTGAATTCCTTGTCCTTACGCTCAATCACACTCTTGACCTCCTTATGAACTTCAAAATTCATTTGCAGCGCTTCGCTGATATTCTTTGCACCCATAGGCAC is part of the Nitrososphaerales archaeon genome and harbors:
- a CDS encoding enolase C-terminal domain-like protein — encoded protein: MPSITSITGRVCYNSRGQRTVEVDVITDQKYLGRSCAPSGASVGKYEAISFPNDKVEQALQTLQTNLEKFIGIDASDTKAVYDALRSVDDTSNYSKIGGAIAYALSIAAADSAAKALNIPMFRLLNRSGSHRFPFPLGNVLGGGAHAGPGTPDIQEFLVVPMGAKNISEALQMNFEVHKEVKSVIERKDKEFTYGRGDEGAWAPKMNNVQALDAVEKACGNCGFKLGKDIAMGVDFATSSLWDPKVKAYVYRRSGRRLTPARQIEYVSNLIKDYRLLYVEDPFHEEAFEDMAELTKKFKNVYVAGDDLLVTNTERLAKAVKYGSCNAAILKVNQAGSLHDAMQFAKEATKNNVKLITSHRSGESTDVHIAHIAIATGSIMIKTGVMGGERVAKLNELLRLSETTLIDGMAEV
- the rpsB gene encoding 30S ribosomal protein S2, whose protein sequence is MSEAEKSVKEELKDYLEELAPKTGIRVGTPVKTKYMSPFIVRANPEGLYILDMNKTRERIEVAANFIARTPISKVAVCSAREYGKTPVAKFCELTGATPILERFMPGTFTNPLLPNYMEPELILVTDPQADQQAVIEATRAGLPVIAVSNSDNVTSKVDLVIPANNRGRKALAAVYWLLAKAVLAKLNKISIEGQPVDKIIYDGKEYVIDDFETKLIEEEVT